From Natronorubrum halophilum, a single genomic window includes:
- a CDS encoding extracellular solute-binding protein: MSGESYSRRKYMGLAAGMAAGGFAGCTGNVFGGGDSITYWGDNPDSDHPQSQQLIQDATDVEVKFTDMRYDSIKQQYLTGANTGTPDAVEATPNHRGDYVSADLIEPLTDRIDDLDYKDGYVGLDTMKHQDEIWALPYIGNGRGFVYRQDIFEKYGFDIPDQWSDFIQMGAEITKNEDDMHGFTLTSQKGNTRGLQEFLSFLFQRVDSVFEADGDGFTLNATAEDFGIVFKEYFYDPFFATDTPATNPDARGIDSLAHDIAYMNGNYAAISTGPWVYGLMETSDDTNEQAEENYKNSAATHNPRVEGGEKGTYAEVKPLFVNRHSKNKEEAWKAIKAFTSPEGIQTYLEENPGNLPAHEDVEWTVPENTDNPDWAGFKDVFETGKSYGFWSVSQVSSTWFDLSQKVMYDEIDPMEAGEKLHESWSEKANEM; this comes from the coding sequence ATGTCAGGAGAAAGCTACAGTAGACGTAAGTACATGGGACTGGCGGCTGGCATGGCAGCCGGTGGTTTCGCAGGTTGCACTGGTAATGTATTCGGTGGCGGAGACAGCATCACGTATTGGGGAGACAATCCCGATTCGGACCATCCCCAATCGCAGCAGCTCATCCAGGACGCGACGGACGTCGAAGTCAAATTCACCGACATGCGGTACGACAGCATCAAACAGCAGTACCTCACCGGTGCGAACACCGGTACTCCGGATGCTGTCGAGGCGACCCCCAATCACCGGGGAGACTACGTCTCCGCCGACCTGATCGAACCGCTGACGGACCGTATTGACGACCTCGATTACAAAGACGGATACGTCGGTCTGGATACGATGAAGCACCAGGACGAAATCTGGGCCCTCCCATACATCGGGAACGGCCGTGGATTCGTCTATCGTCAGGACATCTTCGAGAAGTACGGCTTCGACATCCCGGACCAGTGGAGCGACTTCATCCAAATGGGTGCAGAGATCACGAAGAACGAAGACGACATGCACGGATTCACTCTTACTAGCCAGAAGGGGAATACCCGTGGGCTCCAGGAGTTCCTCTCCTTCCTCTTCCAGCGTGTCGACTCAGTCTTCGAGGCGGACGGGGACGGATTTACGCTCAATGCCACTGCCGAGGACTTCGGCATCGTGTTCAAGGAGTATTTCTACGATCCGTTCTTCGCAACCGACACCCCCGCGACAAATCCGGACGCGAGGGGCATCGACTCCCTGGCACACGACATTGCGTACATGAACGGGAACTACGCTGCCATCTCCACTGGACCGTGGGTGTACGGTCTCATGGAGACGTCCGATGACACGAACGAACAGGCGGAAGAGAACTACAAGAACAGCGCAGCGACGCACAATCCGCGCGTCGAAGGCGGCGAGAAAGGGACGTACGCCGAGGTAAAGCCCCTCTTCGTCAACCGTCATTCGAAGAACAAGGAGGAGGCCTGGAAAGCGATCAAAGCGTTCACCTCGCCCGAGGGTATTCAGACGTACCTCGAGGAAAATCCGGGTAATCTCCCCGCTCACGAGGATGTCGAGTGGACCGTCCCCGAAAACACGGATAACCCGGACTGGGCCGGGTTCAAAGACGTCTTTGAGACCGGAAAGTCCTACGGCTTCTGGAGCGTCAGTCAGGTTTCGTCGACCTGGTTCGACCTCTCACAGAAGGTCATGTACGACGAGATCGATCCCATGGAGGCTGGCGAAAAACTTCACGAATCCTGGTCGGAGAAAGCGAACGAGATGTAG